The Campylobacter sp. RM10537 genome has a segment encoding these proteins:
- a CDS encoding class I SAM-dependent methyltransferase: MFFYYYLKNPKQVGALCSSSKKLRKTIIDNIGLENVKNIVEIGPGTGAFTEVILQKKHKDAKFFAIEINDQMAQKLSKKYENLDLQIGNAENLEYFLHQRAMSNVDIVVSGIPWALLKNHEQEKLLKTIYKNLSKGGYFTTFAYLIPSFSGKAFRLKIFELFSEVKISKIVWQNIPPAIVYYCKK, translated from the coding sequence AAAATCCTAAACAAGTAGGAGCTTTGTGTTCTAGTTCTAAAAAATTAAGAAAGACAATCATTGACAATATAGGTTTAGAGAATGTTAAAAATATCGTTGAAATAGGACCAGGAACAGGAGCATTCACAGAAGTTATACTTCAAAAAAAGCATAAGGATGCTAAATTTTTTGCGATAGAAATTAATGATCAAATGGCACAAAAACTTTCCAAAAAATATGAAAATTTAGACTTGCAAATTGGAAATGCTGAAAATTTAGAGTATTTTTTACATCAAAGAGCTATGTCAAATGTAGATATTGTAGTTTCTGGAATTCCTTGGGCTTTACTAAAAAATCATGAACAAGAAAAACTTTTAAAGACAATTTATAAAAATTTATCAAAAGGTGGATATTTTACTACTTTTGCTTATTTAATTCCAAGCTTTTCTGGTAAAGCCTTTCGCTTAAAAATATTTGAACTTTTTAGCGAAGTTAAAATTTCAAAAATAGTATGGCAAAATATTCCACCAGCTATAGTATATTATTGTAAAAAATAA